DNA sequence from the Methanococcus maripaludis genome:
AGCGATTGTATTTAAAAATCCCCTCAAATCCCCTAGAGCCTTTATTCCATAAATATCGTTTGCACCGCTCGAAATTACAACCGGAGTGTCGTATTTTTTAGCAAGCTTTAGGTTCCTTTGAAATGCCCAAAGAATTTTTGATCTATCATAATTTTTGCTTTTTAAAAGATTTCCAAAATTTAATTCAACCGCAACTCGGTTTGTACTGCCGAGTCTTGCAAGGATGTGGTCAAGCCCATTATCCATTCTATTTAATTCGGGGGTCGATAAAATATCAACATCGTTCATTTCAAGAACTCTCCTGTTTATTTTAACATCCCCGCCTTCAACAAGTAAAATATCAACTTTGTTTCTATATTTTTTAACCGCTTTTTCCATTTCATTTTGATTTTTTGTTGAAATTTTTACTCCAGAATACACTTTAAATTCGCAATTTTCCCCGTATTCAACTGCAGTATTGATTTTTTCTTCAGAATATTCATTATGATTTTGAACTGCAACGCTACCGTCCCATCCAAATCGTTTTAACGTTTTTATTCCTTCTTCGTCAAAAATATGATTTATATCAAAAATTCCTTCAAGCATTAAATCCCCTGAAATTAAATTAACTGGTAATAAAATAAAAAAATTAAAAAAGAACTTAGTATCTATCTTGTGGAGTTTTTACTTCGTCGATGATCTTTTTACCT
Encoded proteins:
- the rnp3 gene encoding ribonuclease P protein component 3, giving the protein MLEGIFDINHIFDEEGIKTLKRFGWDGSVAVQNHNEYSEEKINTAVEYGENCEFKVYSGVKISTKNQNEMEKAVKKYRNKVDILLVEGGDVKINRRVLEMNDVDILSTPELNRMDNGLDHILARLGSTNRVAVELNFGNLLKSKNYDRSKILWAFQRNLKLAKKYDTPVVISSGANDIYGIKALGDLRGFLNTIADPLYSKKIIETTSKIIDYRLYLKNKNVLMPGLEIVEE